The Kiritimatiellaceae bacterium genome contains a region encoding:
- a CDS encoding acetyl xylan esterase, producing MKYLLTIGLIALAAELYAADGKHLFILSGQSNMASLDPNLSFVPAVEAEFGKDNVIVVKDAMGGQPIRRWYKKWELAAGNNPKEVGDLYDRLMKKVTTATDGRKIQTVTFVWMQGERDAKEKYGPVYAAALKGIVDQLSTDIGRKDINVVIGRLSDYDMGNVRYAHWTMIRDIQVEMAGNSPRYAWVDTDDLNDGVNAAGKEIKNDLHLSVEGYKTLGQRFADKAIALIKQQP from the coding sequence ATGAAATACTTACTGACGATCGGATTGATTGCCTTGGCCGCAGAGCTGTATGCCGCAGACGGGAAACACCTTTTCATTCTTTCCGGCCAGTCGAATATGGCAAGTCTCGATCCGAATTTATCGTTTGTTCCGGCGGTGGAGGCTGAGTTTGGCAAGGACAACGTGATTGTCGTAAAAGATGCGATGGGTGGTCAGCCGATACGCCGCTGGTATAAGAAGTGGGAGTTGGCGGCAGGCAATAATCCGAAAGAGGTTGGCGACTTGTATGACCGTCTAATGAAGAAAGTAACCACTGCGACCGATGGGCGGAAAATACAGACCGTGACGTTTGTCTGGATGCAGGGCGAGCGGGATGCAAAGGAGAAATACGGGCCGGTGTATGCCGCCGCACTGAAGGGAATTGTTGATCAGCTCAGCACGGATATCGGGCGCAAGGATATCAACGTTGTGATCGGGCGGCTGAGCGACTACGACATGGGAAATGTCAGGTACGCTCACTGGACAATGATTCGCGACATTCAGGTTGAGATGGCCGGAAACTCTCCGCGTTATGCCTGGGTGGACACCGACGATTTGAATGACGGGGTGAACGCCGCCGGGAAAGAAATCAAAAACGATCTGCATCTTTCCGTGGAAGGATATAAAACGCTCGGCCAGCGCTTCGCCGACAAGGCGATTGCCCTAATCAAGCAACAGCCGTAA
- the hrpB gene encoding ATP-dependent helicase HrpB: MNPANLPIYELRDELIAALKSETRLIIEAPTGSGKSTQVPQMLLDSGLCDGNIVVLQPRRIAARMLARRVAQERGGETGGEVGYQVRFENCISNKTRIRYVTEGILLRQLLDDPQLQAVSAICFDEFHERHLYGDITLARALHLQQTRPDLKIIVMSATLDAAPLRDYLAPCRELKSEGRMFPVEISYAAKKIDFDHHPVWEAAADAFENAARSGAEGDVLIFMPGAYEISRTVEAVRAKSCAKEFAVLPLHGELSPRDQDVAVEPGNYRKVVVATNVAETSITIAGIRTVIDSGLARIARYDPARGIDTLMVERISRASADQRTGRAGRTAPGVCHRLWTLQEQSTRKAQELPEILRHDLSEVVLTLKAGGIDDVENFAWLEKPDPVSLARTLTLLTDLGALDHHGKLTKTGERMVQFPMHPRYARMLLAADQYHCVRQACLIAALTQGKGILERNKGKEVRGQRDDLLGDDDCSDFKRLMRAWLFADKNNYNTGACRELGIHAAAARQVKPLYERFLQIAEQQGLKINRAAPEDEFLQKCILTAFSDQLAKRCDKGTLRCDLVHGRTAELARESVIRDADLLVAAEITEIGQTRGQTGVLLNLATTVKEEWLEELFPEDFSEVRVPLYDTSIKRVVVERRRMFRDLALDSSITHDPKPDEAAAVLATEVLKGNLDIPGWDDEIENWILRVNLLAEWCPDKNIPVIDEAARRTMLEELCLGAVCRKDLREANVKAVVRDWLTYEQQQWIEKQMPDRFAMPGGHRARVRYEAGHKPVLSAMIQDFFGMTKTPCIAFGRIPLVVELLAPNRRPVQITEDLESFWSTAYPELRKALSRKYPRHKWE; this comes from the coding sequence ATGAACCCGGCAAACCTTCCAATCTATGAACTGCGCGATGAGCTGATCGCGGCACTGAAGAGCGAGACCCGACTCATCATCGAAGCGCCGACTGGCTCCGGTAAATCCACGCAGGTTCCGCAGATGCTCCTCGATTCCGGCCTCTGCGACGGCAACATCGTCGTCCTCCAGCCGCGCCGCATCGCGGCACGGATGCTGGCGCGCCGTGTGGCGCAGGAGCGCGGCGGCGAAACCGGCGGCGAAGTCGGCTATCAGGTTCGTTTTGAAAACTGCATCTCGAACAAAACCCGTATCCGCTACGTCACCGAAGGAATTCTGCTCCGCCAGCTTCTCGACGATCCGCAACTGCAAGCCGTCAGCGCGATCTGCTTCGACGAATTTCACGAACGCCACCTTTACGGCGACATCACCCTCGCCCGCGCGCTTCACCTTCAGCAGACACGGCCCGACCTGAAAATTATCGTCATGTCAGCCACGCTCGATGCCGCGCCGCTCCGCGACTATCTCGCGCCGTGCCGCGAGCTTAAATCCGAAGGCCGCATGTTTCCGGTCGAGATTTCCTACGCCGCCAAAAAAATCGACTTCGATCACCATCCCGTCTGGGAGGCCGCCGCCGATGCGTTTGAAAACGCGGCCCGCTCCGGCGCGGAAGGCGACGTGCTGATCTTTATGCCCGGCGCGTATGAAATTTCCCGCACCGTCGAAGCCGTCCGCGCCAAATCCTGCGCCAAAGAATTCGCCGTTCTGCCGTTGCACGGCGAGCTTTCGCCGCGCGACCAGGACGTCGCCGTCGAGCCGGGCAACTATCGCAAAGTGGTCGTCGCCACCAACGTCGCGGAAACGTCGATCACCATCGCCGGCATCCGCACCGTGATCGACAGCGGACTCGCCCGAATCGCGCGCTATGACCCGGCGCGCGGCATCGACACGCTGATGGTCGAACGAATCAGCCGCGCCTCCGCCGACCAGCGTACCGGACGTGCCGGACGCACCGCGCCGGGCGTTTGTCATCGCCTCTGGACGCTTCAGGAGCAAAGCACACGCAAAGCGCAGGAGCTGCCGGAAATTCTGCGGCATGATTTGTCGGAAGTTGTCCTCACGCTCAAGGCGGGCGGCATCGACGATGTAGAAAATTTTGCGTGGCTGGAAAAACCCGATCCGGTTTCGCTGGCGCGCACACTCACGTTGCTCACCGATCTCGGCGCGCTCGACCATCACGGCAAGCTGACGAAGACCGGCGAACGGATGGTGCAGTTTCCGATGCATCCGCGTTATGCCCGGATGCTACTCGCCGCCGACCAGTACCATTGCGTCCGGCAGGCCTGCCTGATCGCCGCGCTGACGCAAGGCAAAGGAATCCTTGAGCGCAATAAAGGGAAAGAAGTGCGCGGACAGCGTGACGATCTGCTGGGCGACGACGACTGTTCCGACTTTAAGCGGCTCATGCGGGCGTGGCTGTTCGCCGATAAAAACAACTACAACACCGGAGCCTGCCGCGAACTCGGCATCCACGCCGCCGCGGCGCGGCAGGTAAAACCGCTCTACGAACGCTTCCTGCAAATCGCCGAACAGCAGGGACTGAAAATCAACCGCGCCGCGCCGGAAGATGAGTTTCTGCAAAAATGCATTCTGACTGCTTTCTCCGACCAACTCGCCAAACGGTGCGACAAAGGTACACTGCGTTGCGATCTCGTTCATGGCCGCACCGCCGAGCTGGCGCGCGAAAGCGTAATTCGCGACGCCGACCTGCTGGTCGCCGCCGAGATTACCGAGATCGGCCAGACGCGCGGACAGACCGGCGTACTACTCAACCTCGCCACCACCGTAAAAGAAGAATGGCTCGAAGAGCTGTTCCCCGAAGATTTCAGCGAAGTCCGCGTACCGCTTTACGACACGTCAATCAAACGGGTCGTCGTCGAACGGCGCAGAATGTTCCGCGACCTCGCGCTCGACTCCTCCATCACCCACGATCCGAAACCGGACGAAGCCGCCGCCGTCCTCGCCACCGAAGTGCTCAAAGGCAATCTCGATATTCCCGGCTGGGACGATGAAATCGAAAACTGGATTCTGCGCGTCAACCTGCTGGCGGAATGGTGTCCCGATAAAAACATTCCGGTGATCGACGAAGCGGCGCGACGCACCATGCTTGAAGAACTTTGTCTCGGCGCGGTCTGCCGCAAAGATTTGCGCGAAGCGAACGTCAAGGCTGTCGTCCGCGACTGGCTGACGTATGAACAGCAGCAGTGGATTGAAAAGCAAATGCCCGACCGGTTCGCGATGCCGGGCGGACACCGCGCCCGCGTCCGCTACGAAGCCGGGCACAAACCGGTACTCTCCGCCATGATTCAGGACTTCTTCGGCATGACCAAAACGCCGTGTATTGCGTTTGGAAGAATTCCGCTCGTCGTCGAACTGCTCGCGCCGAACCGCCGACCGGTTCAAATCACCGAAGATTTAGAATCCTTCTGGAGCACCGCTTATCCCGAACTGCGCAAGGCGCTTTCGCGGAAATATCCGCGCCATAAGTGGGAATAA